The following is a genomic window from Chanos chanos chromosome 1, fChaCha1.1, whole genome shotgun sequence.
AAAAATCTGAATTGACatgagataaaaaataaaaatagaatcaCGCATAGCTAGCCAACAAAAGATCATTGTGTCTCAGTACAAAAGGAAGCAATTCTAATATCCATGTTCCTTATTCAGGCCAGCCTCCCTAATGAATTCTGGTTACAACAGTGTTGGGCACGTTTCCATGGCTGTAAATGGTATGTGACAGCTTTGTGCGAGCCATGTAACCACATTGTTGTGTCTGTCGGTAGGCCAGACATCCCATATGCAGTAGCACCTTGCTAACGAGAGTAAAACCATCATATAAAACATGGCATAGGAGGGCGCGGCCACTGCTAGCAACACTTCAAAGTCACTTTGGTTAATTCAGAATAAGGCAAttttgaaaataagaaaaaagtcATGAATACTAAATGTGGACAGTTGTTCGCTGCGATAGTCATGTGGAAAGAAGTGATAAAACTGGATCTAACCTCCTGGTTACATTAGGCTGCCTTCTTTTTTGAGGGTATGGCTAAGCATTGCCATATAAAGATATACAATTCTTAATTCTtaatctgaaataaataaaattcacatAATCTCTCGTGTTACATTTTCATCCAGATGTCTACTCTGTTAAGAGATATCTTGCCTGTTCCCACAACTTCCCATTAAGGACTCCCATAAGTCCTTAATGGGAAGTTGCAAAAGTTTCTGAGGGAGTTTATCCACCAACACCTTTGAAAATGATCACCAAAGTTATAACTCATGACAAAGAAAGATCATTTCCTGTGTTTACCCTAAGTATCCATCTACACTTAAATTCAGCTTAATTCAACCCATCAAGTTTGAAAAGTACTGAGGTCTGGTTAATCTATTAAACAGTGAGTGATGTGAATAATGACAATGACTGATTCTTTTATGCCTCACAGGCTGCCAGTGGAAATATTTCTTATCAGGTGTCTAATTTCATCAGAGCTACATGGCTTGATCTCAATAAGACACATCAGTGCACAGTGACGCATGGGAGTCAGtggggttttatttatttatttaatttttttttaggataCTGTGATGGTTCAGTATTGTTCATGGTCCCTGAATTAGGCAAATGTACTGTTTCCTCACTTGAGACAAGTTATGGACGGTGATATATTTTAATGGAGAATGCACAGATGGTTCAATAATCATTTGTCCATGACCTGGACTACACTAATGTTTTCTGACCTTATTCTTTCAAAgcctactctttttttttttttttaatttaattactgTTACAAAAATAAGTGTGAAACTGGTGCTGGAAGGCAGGAAGATTTAGCAGCTCAGAATCAGACAGCGCAAATCGCACAAATTATTTCTGCATTTATGACTTGTATAGGGTGTTTAAGACCACAGTTATTTAGCAATTCACTCTCTTCATAAGTGAAAGTGACACAGTTACCTTGAAAATAAAGCCAAGTTCAGAGTGAAACCCCAACTTCAGCAGCAATGAGCCTTGCAGATTTTaccataaacatttaaaacaagtaAGTGAATATTTATTTGGACCTCTGGAGATAAAGAACATTAGACATTCTATAAACAAGATCAAATTTTACATTGAAGACACCACCCTGTCTGACAGGCGGATAATGTTTTAGTTGAGGATCCTCAAGACAACAGTGGCAGACATTTTAAGAGGATACGTCCATCTCCAGGGATGGAACTGAGTCAGAATTTCTCAAAATGTTCAGCCTTCTGTTGTCACGgtgctgttattgttgtatttttctgtgagaCTGCGGCTTGTTCCAGATTTACAGCATCGTGTATTGACAGCGATGctataaaaatgataaacacgGGGAAGTGACGGGAAATGGGCCCTATCTCCTTGTATCTTTCCAGTTTGATTTGAGAGAAAAGGCAACATTAGCCACTAGATTATTTTCTGTAACGTTTTGAGATCTAAAGCTTGTCTCCTCAAGACCAAAGTCAGCCAACAGGACATTACATATGATACATTCaacagggtggaaaaaaaactgtgaaaaattGTGAAATTATGGGATTTTGGGTTCTGCCTCTGTTTGTATCAGCCTTTTCATACAATAAAGTCTTGCTCGTACTTCAGAAATGCTAACCCTACTTCTGACCAATGTTATTTGGACCTCAAAGTGACCACTATGTTATACAGAGAAGTGGAACTTCAACTGGTCATCAAAAGCAAGATAGCTGCTCACGTCACGCAATCATATAAGGACCTTGTTAGGGCTTTAATCATTGGCTTGACACTGCTGGTGAATAATTAGATCTGGAAAGAAGGGATGGATTCTCTCTTTCGATGTGAAATTCAAGCTAAACGCCAATTAGCCTGTGCCTTTTGTCCTGTCCTAGCGTACTGAATAGGACTTTCAGAATAGCTACGGTCAGACAAGTAATTAACACGCAAACTGTCAGATGTGATTATGTTAGTCCTCACAGTTGATGTGATAGCAAATGAAGAATAACACATGACATGCATTTTCTCCGTACTTGAAAATGACCCCGGGATGTAAGCACAGGATCAAAGTGAAATGTCGAATTCCCATCTCTTAATTTCCCTAAAGATACCTCAGTGAATTTCTCATTGGCCAACTGATTGGAAGTGAAAATTCAAAGGAAATGAATGTGTATTCAAACCTTAAATATATACGGAAAAACAACTTACGAGGCAgaacttttaaaaaatttgcaTCAGAGCAAGATCTGATGTTGACAGTTCATAAAAATGCATACAGTAAATGAATGTGCATTTTCTTTGGGAGGAACAAGTTTTCTTAGCTTGTCTACTCCAGTGACATGGTTCGGCATTGGTTTAGCACTACGTAGAGGTACAgctgcaatttaaaaaaaaaaaaaaaaaagactgtgatcATTCTTGAAACCGTTGTGCAGACGCCACTGTTCcacaaaaaagtatttaaaatcAGAGgacttgtctgtctgtgtaccaACTCCATGGAAACAAACAAGACCAGACACCCACATAAAACAGCACAGCTTCCCCTCTCTTTTacgggaaagagagggagcgtgcgtttgtgtgagtcagtcagtgagtgagtgagtgagagagtaaaagaaaaagagagacagggagagagaaagtttaaaaaattCCAAGCAGTTCCAAGCACATTGCTCAGAGCGTCTCAGTGCCTTGTGTAATGTGCATGTGTTCTTATCCAATAAAGAGGCCTTAAGAGTTCCTTGTGAACTGGGGCTTGGTCACTAAGTATGGCTGTAGTCAACAACATTGATTTAACACCCCCTATTGTGACAGTGTATCCACAGAACAGGTTCATTACAGCACGGCCACTAACAGCACACATGTGGAATGACTGCTCAAAACTTGTCTTACTCATAAAGGACCCAGGGAAGATGTTTGTCTCCGTTCTGTTTGGAGGTGAGATCAGGACAGCTTGATTTCCAAAATTGAATTTAGTTCAGACGAATAATTGAATATaatcagatttaaaatgatttattttcgtGCACTGTAATATGAGCATTTCAGGAGACAATACCTTCCTGTACTCTAAGACTGGCAACGGAccactttgtttgtttatatgcagagggaagaagagagattTTTAACCTTAACTGCAGGATCGCAAACTTCATTcagtgtttgaaagagaagtgCAACGTTGATCCTCAAGGTATAACACATCAGCTCTCGCACATGAATTAAACCATCATGAGAAATGTTGGAGAGGACACGTAGAGCTAGAACAGAATTTACAAACCGTCTTAAAACTGAAAGACTCTACTGTTTAAGTGAGGCAATAAGCTCTTTCTAACAGCTAATTGTTTCTAATCTCTGAAACTGAAGATTCATTAATTGcatatgataataataataataaaaaaaaacaactgatgtTTCCTATTTAAGTGTGAAGCGATGACCGATTTGCTCTTAGCAAGTACTTATCACTTAATTGAAGCAGTAGAGTTTCTCATTCTACAGGTAGTTTGTAAATCTTGCTTTTGCTCTGTGTGGTTACTGACATCAATTCAACACCCATCATGGGAGTGACCTGGCTGGCATAAGATCAGACTGGACCAAACCACTATTGTAAACTAAATCATTACGTAtattacaaatgacaaaactaCTGAAAAAGAGATACGCTAAAGACATGCATTAACacaaatttgttgtttttactgaatTAATTAAATATCTCTGTGGAATTTCCACGATGAGTTATAGGTTAAATTTCCAATTCAGAGTGTGAATTCAGTTGAACTGAGTAGAGTGTATTCTATAGAAAGTGTGGACCTGATGGATAAGACTGGAGAACTGGTGAACCTGAGTGAGAAGGAACAGAGTGTGCATTTGGCCAGCACTCtgctgaaagaaagacaaatctATATCCTGATACGCGTGTCCCGTAAGTCCTCCTGTTCCGCCTGCTACTCCTCTCATATCTCTCTTTGGGATCTCTTATTTTTATAGGTTTTACCACTCGTCAGAATTAACACAGCAGGGAAGATAATATAACCTAAAAAtgtttagttcatttttttaaatctgaaaattGGACTAGATTGTGGAAGAAAAACAAGGTTAAAATTTACAGGACGTGGCCTAATGTCACTAAATTCACATTGAGACATCAGAGAATTATCCAGAATTTCTGTCAAAGCTACTTTCCTCAGTAGCTACATCTCAGCAACAATTTTTTATACTATAAACAGATCGGTTGCATTCCATTGCTCAAAACAGTTTATTCTGTGTCTCTAGCAGTTTTCATACTAAATACCCCCTGGGTGTGTTTACCAGATctaacatttgttttctgtatatTTTCCACACTTCCTCTCAACGTCTGGGGTCAAAGCATTAGTTGCAATCCGCCCTTTATAGTTTGCGGCATAGGGATTTTGGGAGGGTCAGTGACCCCATTTTATGTTAACATTCAGTTATATCTGATGTCTTGTTTACCACAGGGAGCAATAGTACTGACGGACACAAATATTATCCACTCTTGAGTGACCTTGGAAGGAGTCATCCTGAATTGGCAGGTATGGAATCTCTGGTACATAATGTCTAAATATTAGCCATATTAGTATCTGTTTCAAATATCGAAACATGTTTCTCTTCAACAGAAGTTTACCCAGTATACTGTGTCGCTAACAACGCCATTCTGGCGCGTCAGTCACATTTATGAGTTGTGATCATTGCCCCCTACTAGTAAAACCAGGATTTGAAATGGAGATCTGAAATTATGTCATGTATTAACAAGTTATGAtattatgatttatttatgatttaacGAGTTACTGATACTATGATTTATAACTGAAGCAAATGCAAATTCATCATTGTAATTCTTGTTACATTTTTAGAGAGAGTGGCATGTACCTTTGTCTGGTTGTAAAAGCTATCATTAGATTCTGAGCGTTTCAGTACATGTGTTTCAATCCATTTtaccttttttgtgtgttttatatgccCCAACGTGCCTCGGCATGCACAAAATTGCCAAAATTGTGCGTGTGATGACACGTGTTGGTCTGTGCGTGTCTTGTAGAGGTCCTAAGAAAATTGTCGAACCCCATAAAGGAGCGGGACAGGAAAGGAGCCCACCTAAAAAAAGGAGGTGTCAttcaaaacaagaacaaatgcGGCGCCAACAATAAGAAGAGCGTCGTGACAACGCCTAGGAGCTGAACACTGCAGCATAAAGCTATAGTTCCATATCACTGTGCTAGTTTTGCTATTCTGTGGACTGTTAACAGGTTTTGCAAATGTAAATGCATACTAAGGCCATGCAAGTATGAAATGATAAGTTAGTTACGATCATCCATAACCAGACGCGAATAACACTGgaattcatgaaatgtatctttGGCACATATGGACGGACGACACCCAGTGTTCTCCTCTAACACATGTATCTTTTGCACTTATGTCATAATCCGTGATCCCCCAATGGATTTTAATTACCTTGATTTAGCTGCAAAGTTTTATAGCTACATGAAAAATCTCTGCTTGGTGCACAATATAGCAGAGTGGGAGAATAAGTGGAGAGTTGATTGCATAACCGTTAGAAACGGTAAAGGGAGAAATTGTGGTCTTCAACCAATAGCTTACGAGGGAGGTCTGCAAGGCGTACAAGATTCCAGTGCAAAACGCCGTGTCCTGCAACTACACCACTGCGGAGAATCACAGCATTAAAAATTCTATAATAAAATGTCTGGGCCTGGGTTTGTATCGCTTGAATCTTCGCTGGAGAAGCATCTTCCTGACGAAGAGCTCAAGGAAGTCAGACGAATTTTGTACGGAAAAGACATCAAGTAAGTGTGGAAGTGAGAGCTCATGTTAACTTTCATAACTTTCGTTTGTGCTCTCTTTACTTCCATTTTCAAGTCCCATGTTACACGAAGTCATTCTTTTCGAAGAAGTGCGGCGTAGACAGTATACAAACATGAAGACATAAATTCAAACCTAGGCATTTAGGCAACGTAGATTTCATTGGCTCTTGTCAGGTGTTACGAAGTAATTATTTTATGCCGATGAAAATCCCACAAACTACAGTAATAAGTGTTTGTGTTCGCAAAAGCAAGTTAAGTTGTTGCATATTTTAATTATGAAATCAGAGACATTGTGAGTAAATCATTCATGAACCAGCGGTGAACTTTGGCCACAGTACGTCAATCACAGGTCAGGCAGCGTCATGTCCTGTGATAATTTCAGTAAGTGGCTTTCTTAGCGGTCATCAGGCCCCATTATAATTTCATGGTTACAGTGACCTTccaatgaaactgaaaaatatgtgACGGTGCTGATGCGTTGCATGCTGTCACGTCTCGGTATGCTTATTCTATATGCATAgtttttgcttgcttgtttgtttttcaaagaaacacacaaacaaatctcagATCAATCTATGAATTAACTGCATAAAACAATTTTTGTTGTCAGTGAGTGGTTCAGTGTAATTCAGATGGTATACCACGTTGCCGTTTAAGCTCTGaattgtgtctgtctctctctctctctctcaggcagttAAGCCTTCCCCAGAGCGCCGTCGATGCAGCGTTCGAGCGAGACTTTGACCTGCAGGGTTATGTGTTTGAGGCATCCCCGGAACAGCTCAGACCACCCAGGGTAGCCCGGGTTGGGCTCATTCAGAACAAGATAGTCCTTCCTACAGACGCCCCGGTCCTGGAGCAggtgagagaaaggaagaacaCTGCAGTGCGGCTTAACAGAACATGTCTGAATCATTAAACATGCCTAGCGACCGTGGGTCAGGCCGGGTAGGATTTCTACTGCGTGTAGAACAGACGTAACTTGAAGCAGATGTAGACCACAATCACAGTGAAAAACCACTGTATCAAAACAAAGtggtttttcatgtttgtttcacCAAAGTCTAGTCATATCAGATCCCTACCTCTGTGcactcacatcaaaaccacAATCTCTTGGCTAATATTGATGTTGTTCCATCTAAGTCAGCTGTTCACATCCTTAACATTTCATgcggagattttttttttttttcacacagttttgTGCCCCCTTTTATAGATTACCGCCCTGCATAAACGAGTGGGAGAGATGGTGGAGGTGGCAGCTATGTGT
Proteins encoded in this region:
- the c8h22orf15 gene encoding uncharacterized protein C22orf15 yields the protein MFVSVLFGEGRREIFNLNCRIANFIQCLKEKCNVDPQESVDLMDKTGELVNLSEKEQSVHLASTLLKERQIYILIRVSRSNSTDGHKYYPLLSDLGRSHPELAEVLRKLSNPIKERDRKGAHLKKGGVIQNKNKCGANNKKSVVTTPRS